In Miscanthus floridulus cultivar M001 chromosome 19, ASM1932011v1, whole genome shotgun sequence, the DNA window GTTTGCAACTGCATACAGGGATTCATCTGTGATAAATGTTCCACCAATGTTCAGGTGCTGCAGAGAATAAGCCCTTGAAACCTGTAGGGAGGTTTGACAAAACCACAATTGTTAATTTGTTAAGATGGCAATTAGCACCTTATGGAAGTAGTAGTGTGGATAGAATTGACAGGCAACTTTTGTCTTGCAGATGACATGTGTGGATAATTCTAACATGTCATTCAGAAAGTCTAATAGACTAATACACAGGTACACGGCGAAGAAAAAAGTTAAGAAAACGTGAAGGTAAGTTATAATGGCAACTAACGCCTCAAAGGACACGCTTAGTGGTGTGGATCAAATTGTCAACAAACGTTCTTCTCATGGATAAAGAGGCAAGTTCATGAAAAGCACAATATGTTTAATCTAAAAATATTGGCAAACATGCATCATTCTGAATGTTATATCGTTCTGAAAGCAACAACCTAATAGTCTAATCCACGGGTACGTGATCAAGGGGGGAAAATGAATAAAACTATCCGCAGATGAGGAGAAAGCAAAGCAAGACAAGTTATGCAATTGTAAAGTGACAACTTTTTCTGCAGCACAAGTCAGCATCCAATCAAGTAACATACGAATCTCTCCACATATTCAATGTCCAAAAAATTTTCGCTTTCGTACACTTGAAAAAATCATGACAACTAAAATAGCCGAAACATTTCCGTTCaatttttatcattttttttaGAAGCGGGTGGAGCAAAGCTATTGACTTCTTCATCACTTTAATAATCTGAAAAAATAGTGAAAAGGCGGCATCTACAAGCTAATCGGAAGCTTCCCGTTCTCACCAGATGAACCACGCCCTTGTCGGTGATGCCGGCCAATCCCCAGAGCGATATGGACGTGAGGTTGGCGACGCAATCCGCGGACGAAATCTTGATCAAGCCTTCGTCGGTAATATGGCAGCCCCAGCAGCTTCGTGAACTCCAAGAACGGGGAGACAGCGTTAGGAAGAAATAAAGGATTGAATTTTCAGCAAAGGAGCCTCCGTCCGGTCGGCCGGCCGTCGGCGGAGAGAGAGATGGGGCCCGGGGACCGGTGAACTCACATGTCGAGGTCGCGGAGGTTGACGGCGGCGCGGATGAGGCGCGCGGCGGTGTCGTTGCCGGTGCGCTGGCCCGCGAAGCTCAGCCGCCGCCGCGACGCCAGCGACCGCTCCACCGCCCAGCGCCACCTGCGGCTCACTCCCCCAGCCCTGACGACGGCACGGCAAAACAGCAGAGCAGAGGGAATCCGATCCACATGACAGCATGTACTAGTACAGAACAGAAGCAAGATGAGGAGGTGGGTGGACAGAGGCGGCCGCGGCCGTCGTGCGTGCGTACATGGACAGGTCGCGGAAGGACGACAGGAGGGAGAGGATGTGCGCGAGGAGGTCGACGGGGAGCCGTTCGATGTCCGCCTCCGCCGCGCCGcccccgccgtcgccgtcgttctGGCGCTGCTTCTCCGGGTCCATCTCTCTGTCTCCTCCCTACCTCGCCGCGCGGAGAAGCTGAGAAAGGCGCGGCGCGGACGGCATCTTGTAGGCGTCAGCCGTCAGGTCGCCACCGTGGCGCCACCGTCACGTGACCGATGCGTGCAGCGCGACACGAGTGGACCCGGGCGCGGCGTGGAATTCGGCTGCGCGGGGGCGCGAGGGTGAGCCGATCATGTGGACATCGTCGCGCCATCCCGCGACAAATTAAAATGCTTCGGCTCCACCCGTCGGGATGCTACGTCCAACTGTTACCAAAACGGACTTGCTAGCTGTCGGACGCGGGACGCTGCCGCACAAGGAGCAAACGAGCGCACAGCGCCTTAGATTTGTGAGGGAGAATCCGCGCCGTCCCGGGCGTCACCCACACCGCCGGCCGCTTTCACATGCATCTCATATACAACATCCGATCTAATTTCAAAACATCTAAATGCAACAATTGCAAcattaaaaaaaagtcaaaagaaACACTTAAAATAAGCATCCGAAACACATACGAAAACGTCTGAAAAACattacaaacatatgcaacatccagataaaaagtCGCAAACATACGTATGagacacctgaaaacacttgaaacatatgcttgcaacaagcatgtatatgcaatatccagataaaacaattgcaaTATTCGTCTgcaacagataaaacatttagaacatatacttgaaacatacgtgtatagccattacaacatgtccaatatcccgatctacttttgcaacatcgatatacaacacttgcaacatacctttgaaatattttaaacacttgaaacatactattgcaatATGCGCTTTCAGCGTAGCATctgcttgctgcttggacgaatagAGGCTTATCGACGCGGAGCTCGATGTTGGCGCGGAGCTAAATGCCACGGAGGTCGCCGGTACGGAGCTCGTCGATGGCACAAACCTCGGCAGGGGCAGGGGCGGACAAATGGAGCATGGCCACGACGGGAGTCGCGAGTCCGGGCGGGGGCACGCGACGCGGGTGGCCGGGGGGGACGTTGGCGGGGCCATGCGGCGCAAGCAGTGACGGCGCGGCCAAGGACGGGATCCATCCCGGAGTATAGGCACACAGGACGTTGAGCGAGCAGGCGACATGTGCAAGACGCAAAGTGAACAGACGACTTATACGTGGTCCATCCGGACCAACAGACGAACTGTAGCACCATTACCGTTACGAAAGGCGCCCCCCGGGTCCTGCGTCAAATCTGCCACTGGATGCGCTAACCCAGAAGCAGAAAAAAAGATTGTAGTAGGCTGGAGTTCTAACTCGACTACAGTTGACATGTACCTATGTtaccgccctgttcgtttggacttgtttggcttatttttagtcaacgaataatatttttctctcacaccaaattagccttccagtcatggcttatcagccaaacaagcccaaacgaacagagcgGACAAGGACGCAGTTTGTGGTGCATGATG includes these proteins:
- the LOC136527410 gene encoding F-box protein At5g67140-like isoform X1, whose protein sequence is MDPEKQRQNDGDGGGGAAEADIERLPVDLLAHILSLLSSFRDLSITCCHVDRIPSALLFCRAVVRAGGVSRRWRWAVERSLASRRRLSFAGQRTGNDTAARLIRAAVNLRDLDISRSCWGCHITDEGLIKISSADCVANLTSISLWGLAGITDKGVVHLVSRAYSLQHLNIGGTFITDESLYAVANSCTNLKSIILWSCRHVTEAGLVALVNKCRRLECINVGGMRVPPESFVGLLSISPALQIRSIPRILNAGVQVSTPGVFGWG
- the LOC136527410 gene encoding F-box protein At5g67140-like isoform X4, with translation MDPEKQRQNDGDGGGGAAEADIERLPVDLLAHILSLLSSFRDLSMAGGVSRRWRWAVERSLASRRRLSFAGQRTGNDTAARLIRAAVNLRDLDICWGCHITDEGLIKISSADCVANLTSISLWGLAGITDKGVVHLVSRAYSLQHLNIGGTFITDESLYAVANSCTNLKSIILWSCRHVTEAGLVALVNKCRRLECINVGGMRVPPESFVGLLSISPALQIRSIPRILNAGVQVSTPGVFGWG
- the LOC136527410 gene encoding F-box protein At5g67140-like isoform X2 translates to MDPEKQRQNDGDGGGGAAEADIERLPVDLLAHILSLLSSFRDLSITCCHVDRIPSALLFCRAVVRAGGVSRRWRWAVERSLASRRRLSFAGQRTGNDTAARLIRAAVNLRDLDICWGCHITDEGLIKISSADCVANLTSISLWGLAGITDKGVVHLVSRAYSLQHLNIGGTFITDESLYAVANSCTNLKSIILWSCRHVTEAGLVALVNKCRRLECINVGGMRVPPESFVGLLSISPALQIRSIPRILNAGVQVSTPGVFGWG
- the LOC136527410 gene encoding F-box protein At5g67140-like isoform X3 — its product is MDPEKQRQNDGDGGGGAAEADIERLPVDLLAHILSLLSSFRDLSMAGGVSRRWRWAVERSLASRRRLSFAGQRTGNDTAARLIRAAVNLRDLDISRSCWGCHITDEGLIKISSADCVANLTSISLWGLAGITDKGVVHLVSRAYSLQHLNIGGTFITDESLYAVANSCTNLKSIILWSCRHVTEAGLVALVNKCRRLECINVGGMRVPPESFVGLLSISPALQIRSIPRILNAGVQVSTPGVFGWG